A region from the Prosthecobacter algae genome encodes:
- a CDS encoding PAS domain-containing protein, whose translation MKATPPINEPRRLRALQEYAILDTPSEPEFDALTKLAASLCSTPISTITLVDDARQWFKSKVGLEVDFIPREAALCAYALENEGLLLVPDTLNDERFAHNPLVTGDPKVRFYAGAPLVTPEGETLGTLCVVDVVPRELTESQKYGLEVLGQQVMTQLQLRRQLRQQQRTEAALKESEERWQFALLGSDLGVWDWNAATGEVFYSEIWCSMLGHTQAEISNRLEEWTGRIHPDDLKATLELVQEHLAGKTPHYVSEHRLRAKDGSYRWILDRGKAISRNEAGRPVRLVGTHTDITEQKRAEQALQASEATMAAAQRISRFGSWEMDFVGLGTPTASTLRWSDEVFRIAGFEPGEVEPTHELFFSMVPVSDHEPIRQAVSQAIREQQQYSIIHRFIRADGQERILHETAQLFYSQGNAQPTKMIGIVHDITERRQAEDKIHRLNRLYAVSSSINQAIVRLQSTQELYEQACRIAAELGGLRMAWLGMVMANGDRMSVMARHGHDAGFLASVEMGLGSLPAVGGLSMRAYHEDRIVFSNDLAADPDTQVWQQQARDRGYCSCAAFPLRVSGKPVGVYTVYGDHSDYFQEEELALLSALASNISFAIEARLKEEQRVQAEDALQESQLSFQEMAENIGEIFYNYDVIHQRLLYTNQTYAGIWGRSCDSIYADPTSYLKYIHPDDLTAAERAFELQQAGQATNVEFRVIRPDGSQCWVHEHGVPVMDAEGRVERIVGTMRDITERKLADEQIRESEERFRLLSKATNDAIWDWNLLTDMIWWNDGLETLFGHPRNQIAPTIRSLYDLLHPEEKANIMASIHHAINSGEESWMAEHRFRRQDDQYAHVMNRGYIIRDADGKAVRMIGGMTDHSERKKLEQQFLRAQRMESIGTLAGGIAHDLNNILAPIMMSIEILQMDETSSRRLSILSTIEASARRGAEMVKQVLSFARGVEGQQLELDVGHLVHEVEKIANETFFKSITIHTQIEKDLWTVHGDPTQLHQVLINLCVNARDAMPQGGMLTLSACNRRMDEHYAAMNLEAVPGPYVVIQVEDTGTGIKQDVLERIFEPFFTTKEHGKGTGLGLSTTQAIIKSHGGYIRVYSEVGVGTRFRVYLPAPAESACAEDCELAAELPRGQGEMILVVDDEEAVRNITQQTLEAFGYRVLTAADGAEATALYAAKKQDITVVLTDMMMPVMDGPSTIPVLIRMNPHVRIIAASGLNANSMVAKAMNAGVKHFIPKPYTAETLLTKLRDILTEPAI comes from the coding sequence CCGGAGCACCGCTGGTGACGCCTGAAGGAGAAACCCTGGGAACCCTGTGCGTGGTAGATGTGGTGCCCCGTGAGCTGACCGAGTCCCAAAAGTACGGCCTCGAGGTGCTGGGACAGCAGGTCATGACGCAGTTGCAGTTGCGGCGCCAGTTACGCCAGCAGCAGCGCACGGAAGCCGCGCTGAAAGAGAGCGAGGAACGCTGGCAGTTCGCCCTCCTCGGCAGTGATCTCGGGGTGTGGGACTGGAATGCGGCAACCGGCGAAGTGTTCTATTCCGAAATTTGGTGCAGCATGCTGGGCCATACACAGGCGGAGATCAGCAACCGGTTGGAGGAATGGACGGGGCGGATACATCCAGACGACCTGAAAGCCACTCTTGAATTGGTCCAGGAACATTTGGCAGGCAAAACCCCCCACTACGTCTCCGAACACCGCCTGCGGGCCAAAGACGGTAGCTACCGCTGGATCCTGGATCGCGGCAAGGCCATTTCCCGAAACGAGGCTGGGCGGCCTGTTCGGCTGGTGGGCACCCACACAGACATCACCGAACAGAAGCGGGCAGAACAGGCCCTGCAGGCCAGCGAGGCCACCATGGCGGCGGCCCAGCGTATCTCGCGCTTTGGCAGTTGGGAGATGGACTTTGTGGGCTTGGGCACCCCCACAGCCTCCACCTTGCGGTGGTCTGACGAAGTCTTCCGCATCGCCGGGTTTGAGCCCGGCGAGGTAGAGCCGACACATGAGCTTTTCTTCAGCATGGTGCCGGTTTCAGACCATGAGCCGATCCGCCAGGCCGTCTCACAGGCCATCCGTGAGCAGCAACAGTACTCCATCATTCATCGCTTCATCCGGGCGGATGGGCAGGAACGCATCCTGCATGAAACGGCCCAACTGTTTTACAGCCAGGGAAATGCCCAGCCGACCAAGATGATCGGCATTGTCCACGACATCACGGAGCGCAGGCAAGCGGAAGATAAGATTCACCGGCTCAACCGGCTATACGCGGTCTCCAGCAGCATCAATCAGGCGATTGTGCGGCTGCAGAGCACGCAGGAACTTTATGAGCAGGCCTGCCGCATCGCCGCTGAACTGGGCGGCCTGCGCATGGCCTGGTTGGGCATGGTGATGGCGAACGGGGACAGGATGTCTGTGATGGCAAGGCATGGCCATGACGCAGGTTTTCTGGCGTCGGTGGAGATGGGGCTTGGCTCCCTGCCAGCCGTAGGCGGCCTTTCCATGCGTGCCTACCATGAAGACAGGATCGTCTTCAGCAACGACTTGGCGGCAGACCCGGACACCCAGGTCTGGCAGCAGCAGGCGCGGGACAGGGGCTACTGCTCCTGCGCGGCCTTTCCTCTCCGCGTATCAGGAAAACCAGTGGGCGTTTACACCGTTTACGGAGATCATTCGGACTACTTCCAAGAAGAAGAACTCGCACTGCTGAGTGCCCTGGCCAGCAACATCTCCTTTGCCATCGAAGCCCGCCTGAAAGAGGAGCAACGAGTGCAGGCGGAGGACGCCTTGCAGGAATCGCAGCTAAGTTTCCAAGAGATGGCGGAAAACATCGGCGAGATCTTTTACAACTACGATGTCATCCACCAACGGCTACTCTACACCAACCAGACGTATGCTGGAATTTGGGGCAGATCCTGCGACAGCATTTATGCAGATCCCACCTCCTATCTCAAATACATCCATCCTGATGACCTAACTGCCGCAGAAAGGGCCTTTGAACTCCAGCAAGCCGGGCAAGCCACGAATGTGGAGTTCCGCGTGATACGCCCGGATGGCAGCCAATGCTGGGTGCATGAGCATGGCGTTCCCGTGATGGACGCCGAAGGCAGGGTGGAACGTATTGTGGGAACCATGCGTGACATCACGGAACGCAAGCTGGCGGACGAACAGATCCGCGAAAGCGAAGAACGCTTCCGCCTGCTTTCCAAAGCCACCAATGATGCCATCTGGGATTGGAACCTACTGACGGACATGATCTGGTGGAACGATGGCCTGGAAACGCTTTTTGGCCATCCAAGAAACCAGATTGCGCCCACGATACGCTCCCTGTACGACCTCCTTCATCCCGAGGAAAAAGCGAACATCATGGCCAGCATCCACCATGCAATTAACAGTGGGGAAGAATCCTGGATGGCCGAGCACCGCTTCCGCCGTCAGGACGATCAGTATGCCCATGTGATGAACCGCGGATACATCATCCGCGACGCCGATGGCAAGGCCGTGCGCATGATCGGCGGCATGACAGACCACAGCGAGCGCAAGAAGCTGGAGCAACAGTTCCTGCGCGCCCAGCGCATGGAGAGCATCGGCACCCTGGCGGGAGGCATCGCGCATGACCTCAACAACATTCTGGCACCAATCATGATGTCCATCGAGATCCTGCAAATGGATGAAACCAGCAGCCGTCGCCTCAGCATCCTTTCAACCATTGAGGCAAGTGCCCGGCGGGGAGCTGAGATGGTCAAACAAGTCCTGTCCTTTGCCCGAGGAGTCGAGGGACAGCAATTAGAACTGGATGTGGGCCACCTGGTCCATGAGGTGGAAAAGATCGCCAATGAGACTTTCTTTAAAAGCATCACCATCCACACCCAGATCGAAAAAGACCTGTGGACTGTGCATGGAGATCCCACCCAGCTCCACCAGGTGCTGATCAACCTTTGTGTCAATGCCCGCGATGCTATGCCCCAAGGCGGCATGCTGACTCTCTCTGCCTGCAATCGGCGGATGGACGAACACTACGCCGCCATGAACCTGGAGGCCGTACCGGGCCCTTACGTTGTCATCCAGGTGGAGGACACCGGCACAGGGATCAAACAAGATGTTCTGGAGCGCATCTTTGAGCCGTTTTTTACCACCAAGGAACACGGCAAAGGCACAGGACTCGGGCTTTCCACGACCCAGGCCATCATCAAGAGCCATGGAGGCTACATCCGTGTTTACAGTGAGGTGGGCGTGGGCACTCGTTTCCGGGTCTACCTGCCTGCCCCCGCAGAATCGGCCTGCGCTGAAGACTGCGAACTCGCAGCAGAACTGCCACGTGGACAAGGAGAGATGATCCTGGTGGTGGATGATGAAGAAGCCGTGCGCAACATTACCCAGCAGACCCTGGAGGCCTTCGGCTACCGGGTGCTCACCGCGGCTGATGGGGCCGAGGCGACGGCCCTCTACGCGGCGAAAAAGCAGGACATTACCGTCGTTCTGACTGACATGATGATGCCGGTCATGGATGGCCCGTCCACCATCCCGGTCCTGATCCGCATGAACCCTCACGTCCGCATCATCGCCGCCAGCGGCCTGAATGCGAACAGCATGGTGGCCAAAGCCATGAATGCCGGAGTCAAACATTTCATCCCCAAACCCTACACCGCCGAGACTTTGCTGACGAAGCTTCGAGATATTTTGACGGAGCCTGCCATCTGA
- the sucD gene encoding succinate--CoA ligase subunit alpha — MAILVDTNTRILVQGITGDFGSRHAKASLDYGTQLVAGVTPGKGGQTFDHGSHKVPVYDTVAEAAKQSGATVSVIFVPPPFAADAILEGVDAGLDLVVAITEGIPVNDMIRVKAAMKGSKTRLIGPNCPGLVTPGLGEKSHGGCRIGIAPGYIHKRGNVGVVSRSGTLTYEAVWQLTTRGYGQSTCVGIGGDPVNGTNHLDILKMFNEDPETEAIIMIGEIGGNAEVEAGLWAKDNIKKPIAAFIAGATAPPGRRMGHAGAIIGGADDTAEAKKRILAECGISVADSPADMAAALLKVWGK, encoded by the coding sequence ATGGCCATCCTCGTTGACACAAACACCCGCATTCTCGTCCAAGGCATCACGGGGGACTTCGGTTCCCGCCACGCTAAGGCATCGCTTGATTATGGCACGCAGCTCGTGGCCGGTGTGACCCCTGGCAAAGGCGGCCAGACCTTCGATCACGGCAGCCATAAGGTGCCTGTGTATGACACCGTGGCCGAGGCCGCCAAGCAGAGCGGAGCCACCGTCAGTGTGATCTTTGTGCCGCCTCCCTTTGCGGCGGATGCCATCCTGGAAGGTGTGGATGCAGGTCTGGACCTCGTCGTCGCCATCACCGAAGGCATTCCTGTCAATGACATGATCCGCGTGAAGGCCGCCATGAAAGGCAGCAAGACCCGCCTCATCGGCCCGAACTGCCCCGGTCTGGTCACCCCAGGTCTGGGTGAGAAATCTCACGGTGGCTGCCGTATCGGCATCGCCCCGGGTTACATTCACAAGCGCGGCAACGTCGGCGTCGTCAGCCGCTCCGGCACCCTCACGTATGAGGCCGTCTGGCAGCTCACCACCCGCGGTTACGGCCAGAGCACCTGCGTCGGCATCGGCGGTGACCCGGTGAATGGCACCAACCACCTGGACATCCTGAAGATGTTCAATGAAGATCCTGAAACCGAAGCCATCATCATGATCGGTGAAATCGGCGGCAATGCCGAAGTGGAAGCCGGTCTCTGGGCGAAAGACAACATCAAGAAGCCCATCGCCGCCTTCATCGCCGGTGCTACCGCCCCTCCAGGGCGCCGCATGGGCCATGCGGGTGCCATCATCGGTGGTGCGGACGACACCGCCGAAGCTAAGAAGCGCATTCTCGCGGAGTGTGGCATCTCGGTGGCTGATTCCCCTGCCGACATGGCTGCGGCTCTGCTGAAAGTGTGGGGCAAGTAA
- the hisI gene encoding phosphoribosyl-AMP cyclohydrolase, giving the protein MTTTTPYQFGPRESKLAIEEGLVFAPKFDEHGLIAAMAVDAHTDEALMLAYMNEESLRMTLEKGQAVYWSRSRKQLWHKGATSGEFQEVVEIRTDCDQDAIILRVIQHGGGCCHTKRNNCFYRKVVAPKQGGLVKLAMVE; this is encoded by the coding sequence ATGACAACCACCACCCCGTACCAGTTCGGTCCCCGAGAAAGCAAGCTGGCCATCGAAGAAGGCCTCGTTTTTGCCCCCAAGTTCGATGAGCATGGCCTCATCGCAGCCATGGCCGTGGATGCTCATACCGACGAGGCACTGATGCTGGCCTACATGAACGAGGAGTCCCTGCGCATGACCCTGGAAAAAGGCCAGGCCGTGTACTGGAGCCGCAGCCGCAAGCAGCTCTGGCACAAAGGGGCGACGAGTGGTGAATTCCAAGAAGTCGTCGAAATCCGCACGGATTGCGATCAGGACGCCATCATCCTACGGGTGATCCAGCACGGCGGCGGCTGCTGCCACACCAAGCGCAACAACTGCTTTTACCGCAAAGTAGTGGCCCCAAAACAGGGCGGACTGGTGAAGCTGGCGATGGTGGAGTAG
- the tmk gene encoding dTMP kinase produces MFRPIPGGLLIAVEGVDGAGKTSVASLLAQWCGERGLGCVISKEPTGLKWGTELRASAKAGRLTLKRELELFALDRQDHVKRSIMPALVEGNIVILDRYYWSTAAYQGARGADADQIIIENEIFAPVPDLVLVLDVDVELGLSRIRSRGDSPNLFEAQAALEESRRIFLMLADKHKNAILLDASGQIGITFPKALQAFQKIALQKIEKHSGEIGLDAENTAKLFFGGQQLAEEYEPVRA; encoded by the coding sequence ATGTTTCGACCAATCCCAGGAGGTCTATTAATTGCCGTTGAGGGCGTCGACGGAGCCGGAAAAACTTCCGTCGCCTCTCTGCTTGCGCAATGGTGCGGAGAAAGGGGACTTGGTTGCGTTATCTCAAAAGAGCCCACTGGGCTAAAGTGGGGGACAGAGCTCAGGGCTTCTGCAAAAGCTGGAAGATTAACCCTGAAACGGGAGCTTGAACTCTTTGCTTTGGACCGCCAGGATCATGTCAAAAGATCGATAATGCCTGCGCTAGTCGAAGGAAATATCGTTATTTTGGACAGATATTATTGGTCTACTGCCGCTTACCAGGGGGCAAGGGGTGCAGATGCAGATCAAATCATTATAGAAAATGAGATTTTTGCTCCTGTCCCTGACCTAGTGCTAGTTTTAGATGTCGACGTCGAATTAGGGCTAAGTCGCATTAGGAGCCGAGGAGACAGCCCAAACTTGTTTGAAGCTCAAGCAGCTTTGGAGGAGTCTCGACGGATCTTTCTGATGTTGGCGGATAAGCACAAGAACGCTATTTTGCTAGACGCGAGCGGTCAAATAGGAATCACATTTCCTAAAGCTTTACAGGCATTTCAGAAAATTGCCCTACAGAAGATAGAAAAGCATTCTGGCGAGATTGGTCTTGACGCTGAAAATACGGCGAAACTCTTTTTTGGAGGCCAGCAATTGGCTGAAGAATATGAACCCGTTAGAGCGTGA
- a CDS encoding lipocalin-like domain-containing protein yields the protein MLAEPVRTALTALGVMLGVAVMLAIQLANSGSLRGFSAALDAVSGKAALEITSAPLGVDETLLPGLSWLREFGIATPVIESDVMAVAGESREMLRIIGVDAMRDPALRDYAVSGGNTGTASGMELMALLGKPDSLLLTRTFAQRHQLKQGDSLKLLVGDRERMCAISAILGTGEADGKKGPQSALAAQSLAIMDIANAQVILDKPGRIDRIELRLHEGAKVEDAEQEVKQRLGVGLSVSRPQRRSAAVEKMLAAFHFNLTMLSGIALVVGLFLIYNTVSVAVMTRRREIGMLRTLGVTQGQVLRLFLGEATLLGLMGALLGVPLAKVMAEAAIALTSTTVDTLYVATAAQVPALAWGHWAMAFGVALPLSLLAAALPAREAAQVTPMEAMRESGSAAQSHSVGSKRKWGLWLPAVLCLIVGYAAARQPAVAGLPLWGYFACLCAIAGMSLLVPMVLRGTAQLLRGILGRIFGIEGRLAASQIRASTHRLSVSVAALAVSLALTVAIAVMVGSFRQTVLYWVDQTLGADLYVRPGTPPRSQSPPTFSEATLKTLREHPAVLTFDGYRSMDLPYQDRIIKLGTGDFEVQMQHGRISMKTRGDAKAMMRQAKDKGEVFVSESFALRFGVKEGDLVTLPTPKGDHAFRIAAQFYDYSNDSGTLTMDKSLFQNWFGESLPTHVAMYLKPGTDAEAVKTELVQQLDGRGFVAIFTNTGLRQEVLRIFDSTFAITWALEIIAILVAMAGVAATMMTLVLERKEEIRLLRIAGAEAAQVRRTIVIESGLLGAVSQGLGLVVGMLLSLVLIHVINPQSFGWSIQFYTPWLFLLGSTLLTIVGTMIAGLWPARRSVSRTFVASALLVLLCPWGAGAQEWKPSVPGYTYAFPRDHGQHPQHKIEWWYFTGNVKSKGGDRFGYQLTFFRIGAVAEPAVKSPWALRDVWMAHLALTDVAGKKYYHADRLNRAGPGLAGATEQRVWNEDWQCLTLPNGKFAMKAGDRDFAIELELDSGKPPVIHGADGISQKGVTAGNASHYYSLTRMPTRGNIRVGDTTFEITGETWMDHEFGTSFLEKGTVGWDWFSAQLSDGSDLMLFQLRGDAKSDSSAGTLIRPDGRVVSLTAKDFKLSPGQVWKSPGGAAYPIQWQIEIPGHGITLKSSAVLPNQEFRAEATPGLGYWEGAVDYSGKSNGREITGQGYLEMTGYSGKAMSVWFGQEP from the coding sequence ATGCTAGCCGAGCCTGTACGCACGGCATTGACTGCGCTGGGGGTGATGTTGGGTGTCGCGGTGATGCTGGCCATCCAGCTGGCGAACAGCGGTTCGCTGCGTGGCTTTTCAGCGGCCTTGGATGCAGTCTCTGGCAAGGCCGCCCTGGAGATCACCTCGGCACCTTTAGGCGTGGATGAAACATTGCTGCCTGGCCTGTCTTGGTTGCGTGAGTTTGGCATCGCAACACCTGTCATAGAATCCGATGTCATGGCCGTCGCTGGAGAAAGCCGTGAGATGCTGCGGATCATCGGCGTGGATGCCATGCGTGATCCTGCGCTGCGTGACTATGCCGTCTCTGGCGGGAACACGGGCACAGCCTCAGGGATGGAACTCATGGCGCTGCTAGGGAAGCCTGATTCGCTTCTCCTCACCCGCACCTTTGCTCAGCGTCATCAGCTCAAGCAAGGCGATTCGCTGAAGCTGCTAGTGGGCGATCGTGAGCGGATGTGCGCCATTTCGGCGATTTTGGGGACAGGGGAGGCTGATGGGAAAAAGGGGCCCCAGTCTGCCCTGGCGGCGCAGTCTTTGGCCATCATGGACATCGCGAATGCGCAGGTGATCCTGGACAAACCTGGGCGCATTGATCGCATCGAGCTTCGCCTGCATGAGGGAGCCAAGGTGGAGGATGCCGAACAAGAAGTGAAACAACGGCTGGGAGTGGGCCTTTCTGTTTCGCGACCCCAGCGCCGCAGTGCCGCCGTGGAAAAGATGCTGGCGGCTTTTCATTTTAATCTCACCATGCTCTCTGGCATCGCCCTCGTGGTGGGGCTGTTCCTGATCTACAACACGGTTTCTGTGGCGGTGATGACCCGGCGGCGGGAGATCGGCATGCTGCGCACATTAGGGGTGACCCAGGGACAGGTGCTGCGATTGTTTTTGGGGGAGGCAACCCTTCTGGGACTCATGGGAGCTTTGCTGGGCGTGCCTTTGGCCAAGGTGATGGCTGAGGCGGCCATCGCGCTGACCTCCACCACAGTGGACACGCTCTATGTGGCGACCGCCGCCCAGGTGCCTGCTTTGGCATGGGGGCATTGGGCCATGGCGTTTGGGGTGGCCCTGCCTTTGTCCCTGCTGGCAGCTGCGCTGCCTGCACGCGAGGCGGCCCAGGTGACACCGATGGAAGCCATGCGTGAGAGTGGTTCCGCCGCGCAGAGCCACTCGGTTGGATCCAAAAGGAAGTGGGGGCTGTGGCTGCCTGCTGTTCTTTGTCTCATCGTTGGTTATGCTGCGGCAAGGCAGCCCGCTGTGGCAGGTCTGCCCTTGTGGGGCTATTTTGCCTGCCTATGTGCCATTGCCGGAATGTCCCTGCTGGTGCCGATGGTGCTGCGCGGAACGGCGCAACTGCTGCGCGGGATTTTAGGGCGAATTTTTGGCATTGAAGGCCGATTGGCGGCTTCGCAAATCCGGGCCTCGACCCATCGGCTTTCTGTGTCTGTCGCAGCGCTGGCGGTAAGCCTGGCCCTGACGGTGGCCATTGCCGTGATGGTGGGCAGCTTTCGGCAGACGGTGCTGTATTGGGTGGATCAAACCCTGGGTGCGGATCTCTATGTGCGTCCAGGTACTCCGCCGCGCAGCCAAAGCCCGCCGACCTTTTCAGAAGCCACACTCAAGACGCTGCGCGAGCACCCTGCTGTGCTGACCTTTGACGGGTATCGTTCCATGGACCTGCCTTATCAGGACCGCATCATCAAGCTGGGCACCGGAGATTTTGAGGTGCAGATGCAGCATGGACGGATCTCGATGAAGACGCGTGGGGATGCCAAGGCGATGATGCGTCAGGCCAAGGACAAAGGGGAGGTCTTCGTCTCGGAAAGTTTTGCGCTGCGTTTTGGCGTGAAGGAGGGAGATCTGGTGACACTGCCCACTCCGAAGGGGGATCACGCTTTCCGAATCGCGGCGCAGTTTTATGATTACTCCAATGACAGCGGCACCCTGACCATGGACAAGAGCTTGTTTCAAAATTGGTTTGGCGAGAGTCTGCCCACTCATGTGGCAATGTATCTGAAGCCTGGGACCGATGCTGAGGCGGTGAAGACAGAACTGGTGCAGCAGCTCGATGGACGGGGTTTTGTCGCCATCTTTACCAACACCGGTTTGCGGCAGGAGGTGCTTCGAATCTTTGACAGCACCTTTGCCATCACCTGGGCGCTGGAGATCATCGCCATCCTCGTTGCCATGGCGGGAGTGGCGGCGACCATGATGACGCTGGTTCTGGAACGGAAAGAGGAGATTCGTTTGCTGCGGATTGCAGGGGCGGAGGCTGCGCAGGTGAGGCGCACGATTGTCATCGAGTCTGGGTTGCTGGGCGCGGTCAGCCAGGGACTGGGGCTGGTGGTGGGCATGCTGCTTTCGCTGGTGCTCATCCATGTGATCAACCCGCAGAGTTTTGGCTGGAGCATCCAGTTTTACACGCCCTGGCTCTTTCTTCTGGGCTCGACATTGCTGACCATCGTGGGCACCATGATCGCGGGACTGTGGCCTGCGCGGCGCAGTGTCTCGCGCACTTTTGTGGCCAGTGCGCTGTTGGTTCTGCTTTGTCCCTGGGGTGCTGGGGCCCAGGAGTGGAAACCCTCGGTGCCGGGTTACACTTATGCATTCCCGCGAGATCACGGGCAGCATCCGCAGCACAAGATTGAGTGGTGGTATTTCACGGGGAACGTGAAGTCGAAGGGAGGAGATCGCTTCGGCTATCAGCTCACCTTCTTCCGCATCGGTGCGGTGGCTGAGCCTGCGGTGAAATCTCCCTGGGCGCTGCGCGATGTGTGGATGGCGCATCTGGCCCTGACCGATGTGGCCGGGAAAAAGTACTATCATGCTGATCGCCTGAACCGTGCAGGCCCCGGCCTGGCCGGGGCGACGGAGCAGCGCGTCTGGAATGAGGATTGGCAATGCCTGACTCTGCCTAACGGGAAGTTTGCTATGAAGGCGGGGGATCGAGATTTTGCAATCGAACTGGAACTGGACTCCGGAAAGCCGCCTGTCATTCACGGGGCGGATGGCATCAGCCAAAAAGGTGTGACGGCTGGCAATGCCAGTCATTATTACTCACTCACGCGCATGCCCACGCGCGGCAATATTCGGGTGGGAGACACCACCTTTGAGATCACGGGCGAAACCTGGATGGATCATGAGTTTGGCACCAGCTTTCTGGAAAAGGGCACCGTCGGCTGGGACTGGTTCAGCGCGCAGCTCAGTGATGGCAGCGATCTGATGCTTTTCCAACTGCGTGGCGATGCCAAAAGCGATTCCAGTGCGGGAACCCTGATTCGTCCCGATGGCCGTGTGGTGAGCCTGACGGCCAAGGACTTCAAGCTGTCTCCAGGCCAGGTCTGGAAGTCGCCCGGAGGGGCTGCCTATCCCATCCAGTGGCAGATTGAGATTCCTGGCCACGGCATCACTTTAAAAAGCAGTGCTGTTTTGCCCAACCAGGAGTTTAGAGCGGAGGCGACTCCGGGGCTAGGCTATTGGGAGGGGGCTGTGGATTACAGCGGTAAGTCCAATGGCCGCGAGATCACAGGGCAGGGGTACCTGGAGATGACGGGCTACTCTGGCAAGGCCATGAGCGTGTGGTTCGGCCAGGAACCCTGA
- a CDS encoding ABC transporter ATP-binding protein has protein sequence MPEAILAATDLHRSYALAESAVPALRGVSLSLDAGAFVAVMGPSGCGKSTLLQLCGAMDKADSGSLKLDGREVTTMNDADLTRLRRERIGFVFQFFNLLPTLSVLENIAMPLLLARVSEKTAFEKARSLAHRVGIDHRLDHYPNQVSGGEAQRAALARAVIHEPALLIADEPTGSLDSSNGQRVLELFQELNRDLGIAILMATHDAQVAAVAKQTLRMKDGRVVE, from the coding sequence ATGCCTGAAGCCATTCTTGCCGCTACCGATCTTCATCGCAGTTATGCCTTGGCTGAGTCGGCCGTGCCTGCGCTGCGCGGGGTTTCATTGAGCCTGGATGCAGGCGCTTTTGTGGCGGTGATGGGGCCTTCAGGGTGTGGCAAGTCCACCCTTCTCCAGCTTTGCGGGGCGATGGACAAGGCGGACTCGGGCTCGCTGAAACTCGACGGTCGTGAGGTGACCACGATGAATGATGCTGACCTCACCCGGCTGCGGCGGGAGAGGATCGGCTTTGTGTTTCAGTTCTTCAATCTGCTGCCGACTCTGAGCGTGCTGGAAAATATCGCCATGCCGCTTTTGCTGGCACGGGTGAGTGAGAAAACGGCTTTTGAAAAAGCCCGCTCTTTGGCCCATCGGGTCGGCATTGACCATCGGCTGGACCATTACCCTAACCAAGTGTCTGGCGGGGAGGCCCAGCGTGCCGCCCTGGCCCGTGCGGTGATCCATGAACCGGCGCTGCTGATTGCCGATGAACCGACGGGCAGCCTGGACAGCAGCAATGGCCAGCGGGTGCTGGAGCTTTTCCAAGAACTGAACCGGGATCTCGGCATAGCCATTCTGATGGCCACTCATGATGCCCAAGTGGCGGCGGTGGCCAAACAGACTCTGCGAATGAAGGACGGCCGAGTGGTGGAATGA